From a single Miscanthus floridulus cultivar M001 chromosome 8, ASM1932011v1, whole genome shotgun sequence genomic region:
- the LOC136474066 gene encoding heavy metal-associated isoprenylated plant protein 47-like, translating to MAKQKIVIKVPMASDKSRSKAMALVAAAGGVDSVAIAGAGKDQVVVVGEGVDSIKLTSDLRKKMGDAQLVEVGEDKKKEEKKPDPVADYTQYYYHYPPPPPPVGVVYDPYSRPGSTCSIM from the exons ATGGCCAAG CAAAAGATCGTGATCAAGGTGCCGATGGCGAGCGACAAGTCCCGGTCCAAGGCCATGGCGCTGGTGGCCGCCGCGGGCGGGGTCGACTCCGTGGCCATCGCCGGAGCCGGCAAGGACcaggtcgtcgtcgtcggcgaGGGCGTCGACTCCATCAAGCTCACCAGCGACCTGCGCAAGAAGATGGGCGACGCGCAGCTTGTCGAGGTCGGCGAGGacaagaagaaggaggagaagaagcCGGACCCCGTCGCCGACTACACccagtactactaccactacccgccgccgccgccgccggtcggcGTCGTCTACGACCCCTACTCGCGGCCGGGCAGCACCTGCTCCATAATGTAG